The Acidobacteriota bacterium genome includes the window CCTGCAAAAGATCACCGAGGCCTACACTCGCGATACCGAGCTGGTCAACCTGATGCTGGATCCCTATTTCGAGGGGCAGATCCGGGAGGGGCAGGAGCATTGGCGCGAGGTGGTCAGCCTGGCGGCCCGGGCGGGGCTGCCGGCTCCGGCCTTCATGTCGGCCTTGGCCTACTACGACGGCTACCGCTCCGAGTCCCTTCCCGCCAATCTCCTGCAGGGCCAGCGCGACTATTTCGGCGCCCACACCTACGAACGAATCGACCAACCTCGGGGCGCCCGCTTCCACCTGGACTGGCCCCATCCCGAGCGTCCGCAAATCCCCATCGATTCCGGCGGGTAATCGCATCCCGGCCAGCGCCGGACCTTTAACCCGCATATCTCACCAGGCCGCTGAGCCTACGGTAGTAAAGTATTCGTGTTTAACATCTTGTGCCGCTTTGTATGGAGTCTTCAGCCTGCACACGGTGCTGGGCGTGCCCTGGCTTGTCCTTTTCCCCTCAGCGCATCCATGCTCGCTCGACCGTAGTGACCGCTACGCTCTTCGCTCCCGAGCACGCGCTGAGGGAAAAATGCCTGCGCCATGATCACGCCCCCTGGTGAGAAATGCGGGTTAACTCTATCGTTCAGGAGGATGACTGGAGGGTCCGTTCCGTGCGGGCACCGCGCACCGATTGCTCCAGGGTTGCGCGTGGACAGCTGCGGTTGTCGATGTAGTCCATCAGGTGGGTAGCCAGACCCCGAATCCGCTTTTCGATGGCCGCATCCAGGCACCGGCCTTCCCCGTCGAAGACCTTTTGGACCCGGGCGACCGAAACCGGTCCCGGCAGAACAAAGGCTCCCACGTGGGAGCAGACGCTGCCCAGGTGCTCCAGCGCCTTGACCGCGCCGATCTGGCCGGCCGCGGCTCCCAGCAGGGCCACCGGCTTGCCGGCCAGGGTGGAGGGGAATCCCAGGTTCTCGATGAACCGCTTCATGGCGCTGCTGTAGCTGCCGTGGTATTCAGGGGTAGCCAACAGAATCCCGGCAGCCCCCTTGACCAGGTCCTGCGCCCTGTGGGTAGCCTGGGACGGGCCCTGCCCCGGGAAGGGAAAATCGCTGGTGGAGAGATCGATCAGGTCCACCTGGACTTGGTGCCTGATTTGCAGTTCGTCGACCGCCAGCGCCAGCACCCTGCGGGTGTAGTTGCCGGGCCGGGAACTGCCCGACGCGGCCAGGATGTGAAGGGTTTCGCCGCGATTCATCGAAATTTCCCCTCCGTGGAGAGAGCCGGCCACGACCGGTCCGCCCGATTGAATTTTGCCTGTCTTGGGGATTGGCCGAAACGAGGTGGCGCCGTCAAAACAGTCGCGAGCCTGTGGAGACCGCACCGCTCATTGGGCCGCGATCTGAACCAGCTCCTGGGGGATGGCGAAGTGGACGCGTTCATCCTCCAGTTCCAGCCCCTCCACCTGGACAGCCCGGGAGGAACTCAGACGGTCCACCACCTGCAGGACAATCTCT containing:
- a CDS encoding NAD(P)H-dependent oxidoreductase, with the protein product MNRGETLHILAASGSSRPGNYTRRVLALAVDELQIRHQVQVDLIDLSTSDFPFPGQGPSQATHRAQDLVKGAAGILLATPEYHGSYSSAMKRFIENLGFPSTLAGKPVALLGAAAGQIGAVKALEHLGSVCSHVGAFVLPGPVSVARVQKVFDGEGRCLDAAIEKRIRGLATHLMDYIDNRSCPRATLEQSVRGARTERTLQSSS